Proteins co-encoded in one Podarcis muralis chromosome 12, rPodMur119.hap1.1, whole genome shotgun sequence genomic window:
- the TRIL gene encoding TLR4 interactor with leucine rich repeats — translation MEPPRPRRLMPLLLLCCSLALLPPAAQPVCPEPCDCQQQQHVLCTNRGLRAVPKAVEPQDILTYSLGGNFIANISAFDFHRLAALQRLDLQYNRIRALHPKAFERLARLEELYLGNNLLTALAPGTLRPLAKLRILYANANEISSLSAASFAGLGSLVKLRLDGNALGSLADATFSGMSNLLYLHLEANRIRWLSRNAFAGLGKLRFLDLSGNQQSLLRHPDIFRPMRLLSTLLLSGNSLQQLGKGLFQHLPNLAKLSLSGNRLAWLAPEAFAGLGALKELRLDGNVLSQLPAPLLQPLRSLEVLDLSHNALAALPPGAFTQLHKLRELSLQDNALTTVPGDIFASSPALYRLELDGNPWSCDCRLRGLKHWLGSWHAQGRLLTVFVQCRQPRALAGKYLDYLEDSQLPMALNGSSCPNVVASSPAPLARGNSSSGLGLVQEKVGSLPSASTMQLLGSQKILASGRESWAAETGPTTSTPSLHLNTRPPSLPGAAWPRRAGKYHSVSSGIPPLVTDPCDFNKLFLYNLSVEAVGSGTVTVRWGVRPHRSPRLLGPVRFRVLFDRFGAATKFQRFVYLPEWSEPVATLQELRPDTPYLVCVEGVIGGRVCPVAPRDHCAGLVTLPEEGAGASAAVAGRSPNLDHQLLTLVLLAVNALLLFLALAAWASRLVRKKVLGCRRRKAASPVHVRQMYSTRRPLRSMGTGVSADFSGFQSHRPPRSAVCALSEADLIEFPCERFIDSGAGGNSSARRGEDHLLQRFAD, via the coding sequence ATGGAGCCGCCGCGCCCGCGCCGTCTGAtgccgctcctcctcctctgctgctccTTGGCTCTGCTGCCTCCCGCCGCGCAGCCCGTGTGCCCGGAGCCATGCgactgccagcagcagcagcacgtcCTGTGCACCAACCGGGGGCTGCGGGCCGTGCCCAAAGCCGTCGAGCCGCAGGACATCCTCACCTACAGCCTGGGCGGCAACTTCATCGCCAACATCTCCGCTTTCGACTTCCACCGCCTGGCGGCGCTGCAGCGCCTCGACTTGCAGTACAACCGCATCCGCGCGCTCCACCCGAAGGCCTTCGAGCGCCTGGCGCGCCTTGAGGAGCTCTACCTGGGGAACAACCTCCTGACGGCCCTGGCGCCCGGCACCCTGCGCCCCCTGGCCAAGCTGCGCATCCTCTACGCCAATGCCAATGAGATTAGCTCCCTGAGCGCAGCTTCCTTCGCCGGGCTGGGCAGCCTGGTCAAGCTGCGGCTGGACGGCAACGCCTTGGGCTCGCTGGCGGACGCCACGTTCTCGGGGATGTCCAACCTGCTCTATTTGCACCTGGAAGCCAACCGCATCCGCTGGCTGAGCCGCAACGCCTTTGCCGGCCTGGGGAAGCTGCGCTTCCTCGACCTGTCGGGGAACCAGCAGAGCCTGCTGCGCCACCCCGACATCTTCCGGCCGATGCGTTTGCTCAGCACCCTCCTCCTCTCGGGCAACAGCCTGCAGCAGCTGGGGAAAGGGCTCTTCCAACACCTGCCCAACTTGGCCAAGCTGTCCTTGAGCGGCAACCGCCTGGCTTGGTTGGCGCCGGAAGCCTTCGCCGGCCTGGGGGCCCTCAAGGAGCTGCGGCTGGATGGGAACGTTCTGAGCCAGCTGCctgcgccactgctgcagccGCTGCGCAGCCTGGAGGTGCTGGACCTGAGCCACAACGCCCTGGCCGCTCTCCCGCCGGGTGCCTTCACTCAGCTGCACAAGCTGCGGGAGCTCAGCTTGCAGGACAACGCCTTGACTACTGTGCCCGGTGACATCTTTGCCTCCAGCCCCGCGCTCTACCGCTTGGAGCTGGATGGAAATCCCTGGAGCTGCGACTGCCGCCTGCGAGGCCTGAAGCACTGGCTGGGCTCCTGGCATGCGCAGGGCCGGCTCCTCACGGTGTTTGTGCAGTGCCGGCAGCCGAGGGCCCTGGCGGGGAAATACCTCGATTACCTGGAGGACTCCCAGCTCCCGATGGCTCTCAACGGCTCCTCTTGCCCCAACGTGGTGGCCTCCTCTCCTGCCCCGCTTGCTAGGGGCAACAGCAGCTCGGGCCTGGGCCTAGTGCAGGAGAAGGTCGGCTCCTTGCCCTCTGCCTCgaccatgcagctgctgggctctCAGAAGATCTTGGCGTCTGGAAGAGAGAGCTGGGCAGCTGAGACGGGCCCCACAACCTCAACGCCCAGCTTGCACCTCAACACCAGGCCACCTTCCCTACCTGGAGCTGCTTGGCCCAGGCGGGCAGGCAAATACCACTCAGTCTCGTCCGGCATCCCTCCGTTGGTCACCGACCCCTGCGATTTCAACAAGCTGTTCCTCTACAACCTGTCGGTGGAGGCGGTTGGCTCTGGCACAGTGACGGTGCGCTGGGGGGTCCGCCCGCACCGCAGCCCCCGCCTGCTTGGCCCTGTGCGCTTCAGAGTCCTCTTCGACCGCTTTGGGGCCGCCACCAAGTTCCAGCGGTTTGTTTACCTCCCCGAGTGGAGCGAGCCTGTGGCCACCCTGCAGGAGCTGCGCCCCGACACCCCTTACCTGGTCTGCGTGGAGGGCGTGATCGGGGGCCGCGTCTGCCCGGTGGCGCCGAGGGACCATTGCGCGGGGCTGGTCACCCTGCCCGAAGAAGGTGCGGGCGCTTCCGCCGCCGTGGCGGGCAGATCCCCAAACCTGGACCACCAACTCCTCACCCTGGTGCTGCTGGCGGTCAATGCGTTGCTGCTCTTCCTGGCCCTGGCGGCCTGGGCTTCCCGCCTGGTGCGGAAGAAGGTGCTGGGCTGCCGGCGGCGGAAGGCAGCGTCGCCTGTGCACGTCCGGCAGATGTATTCGACCCGCCGGCCCCTGCGCTCCATGGGGACGGGCGTCTCCGCCGACTTTTCCGGCTTCCAGTCCCACCGCCCGCCCCGAAGTGCGGTCTGTGCCTTGAGCGAGGCTGACCTCATTGAGTTCCCATGTGAGCGCTTCATCGACAGTGGCGCCGGAGGGAACAGCAGTGCCCGGCGTGGAGAGGATCACCTGCTGCAGAGGTTTGCAGACTAG